One window of Mangrovibacterium diazotrophicum genomic DNA carries:
- a CDS encoding TIM-barrel domain-containing protein, translated as MKTIVVVALLCALFAGCSPKGYQADESGVTVFPKQTTENGAKAVRVMPVSDEIIRVSASATGQFSADSSLIALPEDKQVEFTTSEDDQVVKVATASTTVEISKENGVVRFFDQDGNEILAGAENGTTMKPMEVDGVKAFELQQVFDSSDDEALYGLGQHQADEMNYKGKNEELFQYNTKVSVPFILSTQNYGILWDNYSLSRFGDPRPYGQMDQFIQYGKDGKEGGLTATYIDDSRKGHVFVERQEPTIDYENLETINKFPEGFSFDHAQITWEGDIEAQENGVFNFLLYYAGYTKLYIDGQLMVDKWRTAWNPSVAKFQVDMKAGQRFHVKLDWIPDGGVSYIGLKALSPVDPEQQKHISFYSEMGNQIDYYFMKGSSMDDVISRYRELTGKAQVMPKWAMGFWQSRERYKTQDELEGALKEFRKRHIPIDNIVMDWSYWKVDQWGSHEFDPARFTDPEAMIKTVHDNNAHILISVWPKFYPNTEHYKEFDKNGWMYQQAIKDSILDWIYPGHLGSFYDAYSPGARKLFWKQIDEKLYSKGIDAWWLDATEPDILSNASVEYRKKLMNPTALGSSTQYFNAFALMNAKGIYEGQRAKNPVDRVFILTRSGFAGMQRYGTTTWSGDIGTCWEDLEAQIPAGINFSMSGLPYWTMDIGGFSVQKKFENAKEGSEEMAEWRELNTRWYQFGAFVPLFRVHGQYPYREIYNLAPESHPAYQSMLYYNKLRYHLMPYIYSLTGAVYHHDYTMMRGLAMDFASDKRVLNIDDQFMFGPSLMVCPVYHFKDRQRDVYFPNSGGWYNLYTGKYMAGGQKQSVDAPYERMPLFVREGSIIPVGPEIEYAAEKPDAPLDLYVYAGKDASFELYEDENTNYNYENGAFSTIQFNYNEADKKLTIQAREGEFPGMVANRKFRVIVVSRDNAVPFLDSDVSGKEIDYNGEKVEVSL; from the coding sequence ATGAAGACAATAGTAGTAGTAGCGTTACTGTGTGCTCTTTTTGCAGGGTGTAGCCCCAAGGGCTACCAGGCAGATGAGAGCGGAGTAACCGTATTCCCGAAACAAACAACAGAGAATGGGGCGAAGGCTGTTCGGGTAATGCCCGTTAGCGATGAGATAATTCGGGTGTCAGCTTCGGCAACAGGTCAGTTTTCGGCTGATTCAAGCTTGATCGCTCTCCCTGAAGATAAACAAGTTGAATTCACAACCAGCGAAGATGATCAGGTTGTGAAAGTCGCCACAGCCAGTACAACGGTTGAAATTTCAAAAGAAAACGGCGTGGTTCGTTTCTTCGATCAGGACGGAAATGAAATTCTGGCTGGTGCCGAGAACGGAACGACGATGAAACCGATGGAGGTTGATGGTGTGAAAGCATTCGAGCTTCAGCAAGTATTCGACTCGTCGGATGATGAAGCACTGTACGGTTTGGGGCAGCACCAGGCTGACGAAATGAACTATAAAGGCAAAAACGAGGAGCTGTTCCAATACAACACGAAGGTGTCGGTTCCGTTTATCCTTTCAACTCAGAATTACGGGATCCTGTGGGACAACTATTCTTTGTCGCGCTTTGGAGATCCTCGTCCTTACGGACAGATGGATCAGTTTATCCAATACGGCAAAGATGGGAAAGAAGGAGGCTTGACAGCGACCTACATTGATGATTCGCGCAAAGGACACGTCTTTGTTGAACGCCAGGAACCAACGATCGACTACGAAAACCTGGAAACCATCAATAAATTTCCGGAAGGTTTCAGCTTCGATCATGCCCAAATTACCTGGGAGGGAGATATTGAAGCGCAGGAAAATGGCGTGTTTAATTTTCTGTTGTACTACGCAGGTTACACCAAATTGTACATCGACGGACAGTTGATGGTGGATAAATGGCGTACGGCGTGGAACCCATCTGTTGCCAAGTTTCAGGTTGATATGAAGGCTGGTCAGCGTTTCCATGTGAAGCTTGACTGGATTCCGGATGGTGGTGTTTCTTATATAGGGTTGAAGGCGCTTTCTCCGGTCGATCCGGAGCAGCAAAAACATATTTCATTCTACTCTGAAATGGGAAATCAGATCGACTACTATTTCATGAAAGGAAGTTCGATGGACGACGTGATCAGCCGTTACCGCGAGCTGACCGGTAAAGCTCAGGTGATGCCGAAATGGGCGATGGGCTTCTGGCAAAGTCGCGAGCGTTACAAAACGCAGGATGAGCTGGAAGGCGCTTTGAAAGAATTCCGCAAACGTCACATCCCGATTGATAATATTGTGATGGACTGGTCGTACTGGAAAGTTGATCAGTGGGGAAGCCACGAGTTCGACCCGGCACGTTTCACCGATCCGGAAGCGATGATCAAAACGGTACACGATAACAATGCGCACATCCTGATTTCGGTGTGGCCGAAGTTTTACCCCAATACAGAGCACTACAAAGAGTTTGACAAAAATGGCTGGATGTACCAACAAGCCATTAAGGATAGCATTTTGGACTGGATTTATCCGGGACATCTGGGATCGTTCTATGATGCCTACTCGCCGGGAGCCCGCAAGTTGTTCTGGAAGCAAATCGACGAAAAGTTGTATTCGAAAGGAATTGATGCCTGGTGGTTGGATGCTACAGAACCGGATATCCTGTCGAATGCGAGTGTTGAATACCGCAAAAAGCTGATGAACCCAACTGCATTGGGATCATCAACTCAATACTTCAACGCTTTTGCCTTGATGAATGCAAAAGGTATTTACGAGGGACAGCGCGCCAAGAATCCGGTTGACCGTGTATTTATTCTGACCCGCTCCGGATTTGCCGGAATGCAGCGTTACGGAACCACAACCTGGAGTGGTGACATTGGTACTTGCTGGGAAGATTTGGAAGCTCAAATCCCTGCCGGAATCAACTTCTCCATGTCTGGCCTTCCTTATTGGACCATGGATATTGGTGGTTTCAGCGTTCAAAAGAAATTTGAAAACGCGAAGGAAGGTTCGGAAGAAATGGCGGAGTGGCGCGAGTTGAATACCCGCTGGTACCAGTTTGGTGCTTTCGTTCCTTTGTTCCGTGTGCATGGTCAGTACCCTTACCGCGAGATTTACAACCTGGCTCCCGAAAGCCACCCGGCTTACCAGTCGATGTTGTACTACAATAAATTGCGCTATCACCTGATGCCGTACATCTACAGCTTGACCGGTGCGGTTTACCACCACGATTACACCATGATGCGTGGTTTGGCGATGGATTTTGCAAGCGACAAACGCGTGCTGAATATCGACGACCAGTTTATGTTTGGGCCTTCATTGATGGTTTGCCCGGTGTATCATTTCAAAGATCGCCAGCGCGATGTGTATTTCCCGAACAGTGGCGGATGGTATAATTTGTACACCGGAAAATACATGGCTGGTGGCCAAAAGCAAAGTGTTGATGCACCTTACGAACGTATGCCTTTATTCGTTCGCGAAGGTTCAATTATCCCGGTTGGTCCGGAGATTGAGTATGCAGCCGAGAAACCGGATGCACCACTAGATCTGTACGTTTACGCCGGAAAAGACGCTAGTTTTGAATTGTACGAAGACGAAAACACCAATTACAATTATGAAAACGGTGCATTCAGTACCATTCAATTCAACTATAACGAAGCTGATAAGAAGTTAACAATACAAGCGCGAGAGGGTGAATTCCCGGGAATGGTTGCCAATCGAAAATTCCGGGTAATCGTGGTGTCCCGCGACAATGCCGTGCCTTTCCTTGATTCGGACGTATCGGGCAAGGAGATTGATTATAACGGCGAGAAAGTGGAAGTTTCCCTGTAG
- a CDS encoding cellulase family glycosylhydrolase, with protein MTKDINRWIYLLLVVLSIAGCSSSNNGTIIEEPEATLMATPTTFSFTADGGTASFDISSNTTWRINFNSTDWCKPSIQSTKGNATVTLTAEANSTTEERNLSMTLTADGAETVTLQCIQAAAEEEPVDPESPDTVDPDMTGMDSNAEALAAKLYLGWNLGNTLESIGSETAWGNPKATSELIQAVKTAGFNAVRVPCAWNQYLEDQTTYKIKDTWLARVKEVVDYCVSNNVYVILNIHWDGGWLENNCTVVAKDGVNAKQAAIWKQIAKYFRDYDEYLLFAGANEPNADTQEQADVLKTYMQTFVDVVRATGGKNTYRNLIIPGPNTDIDKTNDLMSLPTDATANRLMAEVHYYSPWNFCGLEADASWGKMFYFWGADNHMTDGGDRNASWGEEDYVDAQFKKMKTKFVDQGVPVILGEFAPIRRDLSAYDASWQQKHDDSRAWFSEYVVKQAKAHGMVPFYWDNGPTSAGASGIFDRTTNAVGDQQLLDGLTRGAAAGTYPF; from the coding sequence ATGACGAAAGATATTAACAGATGGATCTACCTGCTACTTGTCGTTTTATCGATCGCAGGTTGCAGTAGTTCCAACAACGGAACAATCATCGAAGAACCGGAGGCCACGCTAATGGCAACTCCGACAACGTTCAGCTTTACGGCTGACGGAGGAACTGCCAGTTTTGATATTAGTAGCAACACAACCTGGCGCATTAACTTCAATTCAACAGATTGGTGCAAACCTTCGATCCAGTCGACCAAAGGAAATGCTACCGTTACGTTGACAGCCGAAGCAAATTCGACCACTGAAGAGAGAAATCTCTCGATGACATTAACTGCTGACGGTGCCGAAACAGTGACTCTGCAGTGCATACAGGCAGCTGCCGAGGAAGAGCCGGTTGACCCGGAAAGTCCCGATACCGTTGACCCGGACATGACGGGGATGGACAGCAATGCCGAAGCATTGGCTGCAAAACTTTACCTGGGCTGGAACCTTGGAAATACCCTGGAATCCATTGGAAGCGAAACTGCCTGGGGAAATCCAAAGGCTACGAGCGAACTGATTCAGGCAGTGAAAACTGCCGGCTTTAATGCGGTTCGAGTTCCTTGTGCCTGGAACCAATATTTGGAAGATCAAACAACATACAAGATAAAAGACACCTGGTTGGCCCGCGTGAAAGAAGTGGTTGATTATTGTGTCAGCAACAACGTTTACGTGATTCTGAACATCCACTGGGATGGTGGCTGGCTGGAAAACAATTGTACCGTAGTAGCGAAGGACGGAGTGAATGCGAAGCAAGCAGCCATTTGGAAGCAGATTGCGAAATACTTCCGCGATTACGACGAATACTTGCTGTTTGCCGGAGCCAACGAACCGAATGCCGATACGCAGGAGCAAGCCGATGTTTTGAAAACTTATATGCAGACATTTGTGGATGTGGTTCGGGCAACGGGAGGAAAAAATACCTACCGTAACCTGATCATTCCCGGCCCAAATACTGACATTGATAAGACAAATGATTTGATGAGCTTGCCGACTGATGCAACAGCCAATCGTTTGATGGCCGAAGTGCATTATTATTCACCCTGGAATTTCTGCGGTTTGGAAGCAGATGCCAGTTGGGGCAAGATGTTCTACTTTTGGGGAGCCGACAACCACATGACTGATGGTGGCGACCGGAATGCCAGCTGGGGAGAAGAGGATTACGTTGATGCGCAGTTCAAGAAAATGAAAACGAAGTTTGTCGATCAGGGTGTACCTGTTATTTTAGGCGAATTTGCACCTATCCGCCGTGATTTGAGTGCTTACGATGCCAGCTGGCAACAGAAACACGACGACTCGCGCGCCTGGTTTTCAGAGTACGTCGTTAAGCAAGCTAAAGCGCACGGTATGGTGCCATTCTATTGGGACAATGGACCAACCTCTGCGGGAGCTTCCGGTATTTTCGACCGGACTACAAACGCAGTTGGAGACCAACAGTTACTGGATGGTTTGACGCGTGGTGCGGCAGCCGGAACTTATCCTTTCTAA
- a CDS encoding RagB/SusD family nutrient uptake outer membrane protein, whose protein sequence is MKKRLIYMLALTTLLFSACSESFLDSEPTTSLTDGNFYKTKKDAELAIVGCYDGVQAIYNNGIAFPVLSEVVSDNCFGGTGNTDGLNYRMLDQFDLQVSPGDVDALNNNWIAYYKSIYRCNVLLQKMDQIDWEDDTDYRNEIEAQARFLRAFAYFDMVRLWERVPLLTEPSDENIPQSPADSTYTVITKDLMFAAENGAESVEPGRVNKWAAKALLGRVYLYYTGYYAKSDLVGLVSKSEALQGLEDIVSSVGTTGYGLVPEYKNLWPAAAATVNDDMTGIETTYAGKDNMETLFAVKYNITSNYDGDTDGNHWLVMLGARGQHFTPYGKGWGACTVLPSLYQAYETDDTRKVASVIAFSEEGLDFDNSDQREYTGYTNKKYTPMSTYVLDTETGEYVVKDVAEANGAVNFQIGQFQDYVVMRYADVLLMAAELGSSNAQSYFDQVRERAGLTSKAVSKENIMTERRFEFAFEGLRYWDLMRQGGSVAASTIAVSTTVQDGGVDFQKVISASDITSKRGLMLIPQTQISLSAGVLTQNDGWN, encoded by the coding sequence ATGAAAAAACGATTAATATATATGCTGGCGCTGACCACTCTGCTATTCAGCGCCTGTTCGGAAAGTTTCCTGGATAGTGAGCCAACAACTTCGTTGACCGACGGGAACTTCTATAAAACCAAAAAAGATGCTGAGCTGGCGATCGTAGGTTGCTACGACGGTGTTCAGGCAATCTACAACAACGGCATTGCCTTCCCCGTGTTGTCGGAAGTCGTATCAGACAACTGCTTTGGCGGTACCGGGAATACTGACGGTTTGAATTACCGGATGCTGGACCAGTTCGATTTGCAGGTTTCTCCGGGTGATGTTGATGCCTTGAATAATAACTGGATTGCCTATTACAAGTCAATTTACCGTTGCAACGTATTGCTGCAGAAAATGGATCAAATTGATTGGGAAGACGATACAGACTATCGCAATGAGATTGAAGCTCAGGCTCGTTTCCTGCGTGCTTTCGCATACTTCGACATGGTTCGTTTGTGGGAACGTGTTCCTTTGCTGACTGAGCCTTCAGACGAAAATATTCCGCAATCGCCTGCCGATTCAACCTACACGGTTATCACGAAAGACCTGATGTTTGCTGCCGAAAACGGAGCTGAATCGGTTGAGCCGGGCCGCGTGAATAAATGGGCTGCAAAAGCATTGTTGGGACGAGTTTATTTGTACTATACCGGTTACTATGCAAAATCTGATTTGGTTGGATTGGTATCGAAGTCGGAAGCTTTGCAGGGGCTGGAAGACATTGTTTCTTCAGTTGGAACAACCGGTTACGGTTTGGTACCCGAGTATAAAAACCTGTGGCCTGCTGCTGCGGCAACAGTGAACGATGATATGACCGGAATTGAAACAACTTATGCCGGTAAAGACAATATGGAAACCCTGTTCGCGGTGAAGTACAACATTACTTCAAACTACGATGGCGATACCGATGGCAACCATTGGTTGGTGATGTTGGGTGCCCGTGGTCAGCATTTCACTCCTTACGGAAAAGGGTGGGGAGCCTGCACGGTTTTACCTTCATTGTACCAGGCTTACGAAACCGACGACACACGGAAAGTAGCTTCGGTAATTGCTTTTTCTGAAGAAGGTTTGGATTTCGACAACTCGGACCAACGCGAATACACCGGTTACACCAACAAGAAATACACACCGATGTCGACTTACGTTTTGGATACGGAAACCGGCGAGTACGTGGTGAAAGATGTGGCAGAAGCCAATGGTGCTGTGAACTTCCAGATTGGTCAGTTCCAGGATTACGTGGTCATGCGTTATGCTGATGTGTTGTTGATGGCTGCTGAATTGGGAAGTTCCAATGCGCAGAGCTATTTCGATCAGGTTCGCGAACGTGCCGGTTTGACTTCAAAAGCGGTGAGCAAAGAAAACATCATGACTGAACGTCGGTTCGAGTTTGCATTCGAAGGATTGCGCTACTGGGACCTGATGCGCCAGGGAGGTTCTGTTGCCGCCAGTACAATTGCTGTTTCAACCACTGTTCAGGACGGTGGAGTTGACTTCCAGAAAGTCATCAGTGCTTCAGACATTACTTCCAAACGCGGTTTAATGTTGATTCCTCAAACGCAGATTAGTTTATCTGCCGGTGTTTTAACTCAAAATGATGGTTGGAACTAA
- a CDS encoding SusC/RagA family TonB-linked outer membrane protein, producing MKSTVMLFRSFCLIFALLLVFSGFAQAQRSITGVVSEKDTGEPIPGAAVVVKGTTNGTSTDLDGKFSLQVSDGDVLQVSFVGFTLQEIPVNGQTTISVLLEEEVALFDEVVVVGYGVQKKKLVTGATVQVDGEDLQKRNTTNALQALQGQTSGVQISSTSGQPGEGLKVVVRGQGTIGNSGPLYIVDGVQTGDISYLNNADIESIDVLKDAASAAIYGSQAANGVILITTKTGKKGTAKISFDAYYGLQNVARKVDMLNSKEYAVIMNEAAINSGKAPYFTPSELEAMGEGTDWVDAMLYDNAVTQNYTLGMTGGSDNSVYSMSLSYTGQEGIVGGPEVSNYDRYNLRVNSEHKLYDGFLKVGQHLTMGYIEKNGIGVGNQYNNSLRGALNTSPFLPMYDVNGDFLNNKAGVEYYDENGDLQVWDPWAEGENNPYGSMILNNQSKNNNQKIFGDVYFELNPMKNLRFRTTAGFDYYVSEGRSYRPIYELSIYAFRLNDGASQSMSKGLALTWDNVLTYDFDLNEHAFTVMAGNSIYQNKGSWVSVSNSDLVTSDLDHAYIDNTTNTDFTLLSYGGAPNDEAMLLSYFGRLSYNYKERYMLNATFRADGSSKFAKGNRWGYFPSVSAGWVLTNESFMENSASFLDFLKLRASWGQVGNQNIDAWQYLAPIQTSNTNYYFGTDDFDASGNTVGAYPSRLSNPELKWETSEQINIGFDSQLLDGHMNLTLDWYKKSTKDWLIEAPILATAGADAPYINGGNVDNTGIELSVSYHNNIGKFNYRIAGNIAKNKNEVSEVPTTDGIVHGLTNMLYDNSLEFYHRAETGYPIGYFWGWETDGIFQNEEEVQAYTNNGKVTQPNAKPGDLRYVDQNKDGVIDESDKTNIGDPNPDYVFGFSVGFDYEGFDFTVDANGVAGNQIVQSYRNHANAYANYTTEILSRWHGEGTSTTIPRVTETNVNYLFSDVFVKDGDFLRISNITLGYDFAKKLVKKDFISQLRVYASVQNAITFTKYNGMDPEIGYGVENGSSGVDLGYYPRPRTMMVGVNIKF from the coding sequence ATGAAATCAACAGTTATGCTCTTTCGGAGCTTCTGTTTGATTTTTGCTTTGCTTCTGGTCTTTTCAGGCTTTGCGCAAGCCCAAAGATCAATAACAGGTGTTGTTTCTGAGAAGGACACTGGTGAACCGATTCCGGGTGCAGCAGTCGTTGTCAAAGGAACCACCAACGGAACATCCACCGATTTGGATGGTAAATTTTCTCTTCAGGTCTCCGATGGCGACGTTCTTCAGGTTTCATTTGTTGGTTTCACCCTGCAGGAAATTCCGGTGAATGGCCAAACAACAATCAGTGTTCTACTGGAAGAAGAAGTGGCTTTGTTTGACGAAGTAGTCGTGGTTGGTTACGGTGTTCAAAAGAAAAAGCTGGTGACCGGTGCTACGGTACAGGTGGATGGTGAAGACCTTCAAAAAAGAAATACAACAAACGCTTTACAGGCATTACAAGGACAAACTTCGGGGGTTCAGATTTCCTCTACTTCCGGTCAGCCGGGCGAAGGCTTGAAAGTTGTTGTTCGTGGTCAGGGTACAATTGGTAACTCCGGACCTCTTTATATTGTTGACGGTGTGCAAACCGGCGACATTTCCTATTTAAATAATGCGGACATCGAAAGTATCGATGTCTTGAAAGATGCTGCTTCGGCAGCGATTTACGGTTCGCAGGCTGCGAATGGTGTTATTTTGATTACCACCAAAACGGGTAAAAAAGGAACAGCAAAAATCAGCTTCGACGCTTATTACGGCTTACAAAATGTTGCTCGCAAAGTTGACATGCTGAACAGCAAAGAATATGCAGTGATTATGAATGAAGCAGCGATCAACTCGGGTAAAGCACCTTATTTTACCCCTTCGGAACTGGAAGCAATGGGCGAAGGTACCGATTGGGTTGATGCCATGCTTTACGACAACGCCGTGACACAGAACTACACTTTAGGGATGACCGGTGGTTCTGACAACTCAGTTTATTCTATGTCGCTTTCATACACTGGACAGGAAGGTATTGTGGGCGGACCGGAAGTTTCGAATTACGACCGTTACAACCTGCGCGTTAACAGCGAGCACAAATTGTACGACGGCTTCCTGAAAGTAGGACAGCACCTGACAATGGGTTATATCGAGAAAAATGGTATCGGCGTTGGCAACCAGTATAACAACAGTTTGCGTGGTGCATTAAACACCAGCCCGTTCCTACCGATGTACGATGTAAACGGCGACTTCCTGAATAACAAAGCGGGCGTTGAATACTACGACGAAAACGGCGATTTGCAAGTTTGGGATCCTTGGGCCGAAGGAGAAAACAACCCATACGGATCGATGATTCTGAACAACCAAAGCAAGAATAACAACCAAAAGATTTTTGGTGACGTTTATTTCGAGCTGAACCCGATGAAAAATCTTCGCTTCCGCACTACTGCCGGTTTCGACTACTATGTGAGCGAAGGACGTTCATACCGCCCGATTTACGAATTGTCGATTTATGCCTTCCGCCTGAATGACGGTGCCAGCCAAAGCATGAGCAAAGGTTTGGCTTTGACCTGGGACAACGTATTGACTTACGATTTCGACCTGAACGAGCACGCTTTCACGGTGATGGCCGGTAACTCAATCTACCAGAACAAAGGTTCTTGGGTTAGCGTTAGCAACTCCGATTTGGTCACTTCAGACCTGGATCACGCTTACATTGATAATACCACAAACACCGATTTCACGCTGCTGAGCTACGGCGGCGCTCCGAACGATGAAGCCATGTTGCTTTCGTATTTCGGTCGTTTGAGCTATAACTACAAGGAACGTTACATGTTGAATGCGACTTTCCGTGCTGACGGTTCTTCGAAATTTGCAAAAGGTAATCGTTGGGGCTATTTCCCATCGGTATCTGCCGGATGGGTTTTGACCAACGAATCGTTCATGGAAAATTCAGCAAGCTTCCTCGATTTCCTGAAATTGCGTGCCAGCTGGGGACAGGTTGGTAACCAAAATATTGATGCTTGGCAGTATCTGGCTCCGATCCAAACTTCCAACACCAACTACTATTTTGGTACTGACGATTTCGACGCTTCCGGAAATACTGTTGGTGCTTATCCAAGCCGCTTGTCGAACCCGGAATTGAAATGGGAGACTTCAGAGCAAATCAACATCGGTTTCGACTCGCAACTGTTAGACGGTCACATGAACCTGACTTTGGACTGGTACAAAAAATCAACAAAAGACTGGTTGATTGAAGCTCCGATCCTGGCAACTGCCGGTGCTGATGCTCCATACATTAACGGTGGTAACGTGGATAACACCGGTATTGAATTGTCGGTTTCGTACCACAACAACATTGGCAAATTCAACTACCGCATTGCCGGTAACATCGCGAAAAACAAAAACGAAGTGTCGGAAGTACCAACAACAGATGGTATTGTACACGGGTTAACCAATATGCTTTACGATAACTCACTTGAATTCTACCATCGTGCCGAAACCGGGTATCCAATCGGATATTTCTGGGGATGGGAAACCGATGGCATTTTCCAAAACGAAGAAGAAGTTCAGGCCTATACCAACAACGGCAAAGTAACTCAACCAAACGCCAAACCAGGCGACTTGCGTTATGTAGATCAAAATAAAGACGGTGTTATCGACGAGAGCGACAAAACAAACATTGGTGATCCGAACCCTGACTATGTATTTGGTTTCTCGGTAGGTTTCGATTACGAAGGATTTGACTTTACGGTGGATGCCAACGGCGTTGCCGGCAACCAGATTGTACAATCGTACCGCAACCATGCCAATGCTTATGCGAACTACACTACTGAGATTTTGAGTCGCTGGCATGGCGAAGGAACTTCAACCACAATTCCTCGCGTAACAGAAACGAACGTGAACTACCTGTTCTCTGACGTTTTTGTGAAAGACGGCGATTTCCTTCGCATCAGCAACATTACGCTAGGCTACGACTTTGCCAAGAAGTTGGTGAAAAAAGATTTCATCAGCCAACTGCGCGTGTATGCTTCTGTTCAGAACGCTATCACCTTTACCAAGTATAACGGTATGGACCCTGAAATTGGCTACGGTGTTGAAAACGGTTCATCTGGTGTTGACTTGGGTTACTACCCACGTCCGCGAACAATGATGGTTGGTGTAAATATCAAATTTTAA
- a CDS encoding GIY-YIG nuclease family protein, with translation MYYSYVLYNLENHRFHYGFTVDLKQTEKAHNEGLIEDTRGIKPWSIIYQEPCGSKNEAIRRIRFYRTIAGQRFLKRILNF, from the coding sequence ATGTATTATTCGTACGTACTATACAATCTCGAAAATCATCGCTTCCATTATGGATTTACGGTTGATTTGAAGCAAACGGAAAAAGCACACAACGAAGGTTTGATTGAAGATACCCGGGGCATTAAACCGTGGTCGATTATTTACCAGGAACCTTGCGGAAGTAAAAATGAAGCAATTCGGCGGATACGTTTCTACCGGACAATTGCCGGTCAGCGCTTTCTGAAAAGGATCTTAAACTTTTAG
- a CDS encoding SPOR domain-containing protein: MRRIIIGAFALGLFFTGCKSMQRMKSNEAAEPAPQEQTETKVFSVAEPQRPVTTTPAQPTQTAPESTYQAPIKPVRTQTETFTFDQKDDATKYQGSTFFVIIGSFSSLENANKYKQELIPQGFNPIVLHSETGYYRVCVNSYAAETAARQRVNQIRTDFPKYADTWLLIKK; encoded by the coding sequence ATGAGAAGAATTATTATTGGAGCATTTGCTTTGGGCCTATTTTTCACCGGATGTAAATCGATGCAGCGGATGAAAAGCAACGAAGCTGCTGAACCTGCCCCGCAGGAACAGACGGAAACAAAGGTGTTCTCGGTTGCTGAGCCTCAGCGTCCGGTGACTACAACACCTGCACAACCAACACAAACAGCCCCGGAATCAACTTACCAAGCCCCTATAAAGCCCGTAAGAACACAAACTGAAACATTTACTTTCGACCAAAAGGACGACGCAACCAAATACCAGGGAAGTACTTTCTTTGTGATTATTGGAAGTTTCAGTTCATTGGAAAATGCCAACAAGTATAAGCAGGAGTTGATCCCTCAAGGATTCAACCCGATTGTACTGCACAGCGAAACCGGTTATTACCGCGTATGTGTTAACTCGTATGCAGCCGAAACAGCGGCACGCCAACGTGTGAACCAAATCCGCACTGATTTCCCGAAATACGCAGATACCTGGCTATTGATTAAAAAGTAA